ATTACGTTACTTCGCGGCTGGTCGATCAGGCTGGAATCGACATGATCCTGGTGGGCGACTCGCTCGCCATGGTCGTACTCGGCTATGAGAACACCTTGCCGATCACGGTCGATGAGATGCTGCATCACGTGCGCGCTGTGCGCCGTGGAGTACGCCGTGCGCTCGTCATCGCCGACATGCCGTATGCCTCGTATCACGTCGATGAGAAGCAGGCGGTCAAGAACGCTGCCCGCTTTTTGAAGGACGGCGGGGCCGAGGCCGTAAAGATCGAGGGCGGCGAGAAGCGCGTCAGCCTCATTCATAGGCTGCTGGACGCCGAGGTTCCCATCATGGGACACATTGGGTTGACTCCTCAATCAGTGCACATGATGGGCGGCTATCGCGTGCAGGGCAAAAGCCTCGCCGCAATCGAGAGGCTGGTGAAAGATGCGGTCGCGCTGCATCGAGCGGGCGTCTTCTCAATTGTGCTGGAAGGCATTCCTCGCGAGGTGGCGCGGATTATTACCGAGGAAGTCGAGTGTCCAACCATCGGCATCGGCGCAGGACCGGATTGCGACGGGCAGGTGCTCGTGATCAATGACATTCTGAATCTCACCGACCGCGAGCCGGCAAAGTTCGTCAGGCAGTACGCCGATGCGGGCGCGCTGATCTCGGGAGCGGTGAAACAGTTCAAAGCTGACGTCGAGTCGAAGGCCTTTCCGGCTGACGTGGAGTCGTATCATCTGCCCCGCGAGACTCAGGCCGATTTGGAAACGATTCGAGCGCGTAAACGGGCGATGACGAGATAAGACCGAAGAGCGAACACGGAGGTCACGAAGGCAGAACTAGAGGTCACAAAAAAACAGATGCCGGCGTTGTGACCTCGCTTTGCCTTCGTGACCTTCGTGTTCGCTCTTGTTTTTGTCATTGCGAGTAAAGCAGTCCATCGAGATTCGAGCACATTCCTGAATGAAAATCCTCCACGGTGCTGTCGAGACTCGCTCGGAGGCACGCGCTGCCAAGCTGCAGGGCAAGCGAGTCGGATTTGTTGCCACCATGGGCGCATTGCACGATGGGCACATCTCCCTTGTGCGTGCAGCCAAAGCGAAGTCTGACTTCGTGGTGGCCTCGATTTTCGTGAACCCGACACAATTTGGGCCCAATGAAGACCTTGCGAAATATCCGCGAACGTTCGAAGCCGACCGGAAAAAACTCGAGGCCGAGGGCGTCGATTTATTGTTCGTGCCCAGTGTCGAAGAGATGTATCCGCCAGGAGCTGTCACGTTTGTGACAGCGGAAGGAATCAGCGATCGACTGGATGGACGCTCGCGTCCGGGACACTTTCGCGGCGTCACTACGGTTGTGGCAAAGCTATTTCATATCGTCGAGCCGGACGTGGCGCTCTTTGGGCAAAAGGATGCGGCACAGGTGGCGATCATCAAGCGCATGGCTCGCGATCTGATATTTCCGCTTGAGATTGTGGTGGTTCCGATCGTGCGCGAGCCGGATGGTCTGGCATTCTCATCGCGCAATGCGTATTTGTCGCCAGAAGAACGTAGGCAGGCAGCGGCGCTTTCGCGAGCCTTGCGCGCGATCGAATCGGGATATCGAGGCGGTGAGCGCAGTTCAGCGAAGCTGATCGAGGCTGCGCGCCAGGTTCTTGCCGGCGAACCGGCGGTGAGAGTGGACTATATCGAGATCGTGGACCGGGATACGTTGGACCCTGTCTCCCAAATCGGGACAGGGACCCTGGTGGCTGTAGCGGCTTTTGTGGGGAAAACACGATTGATTGACAACATCATTCTGTCCAGTACCAGGTAAAAACCGGCTTCTCGCCGTAACCTGGTACCGGCCGCCCTCGGCCGGTACAAGGCTGAAGAAACCCACGAATGCTCGTGAATACAAGCACTTTTGTACTCAGCAATGAGTGACCAGCTGATTCTTCTGCCGGCACAAAGCTGAACTCGCTTGCATTCGAGTAGAAGAATTAGCTCGTCGTTGGAAGTTCTTACACCGAAAAAATATTTGGGTTCACCAATACTCGTTGGTTCCTCAACCGTGTACCGGCCGGGGCGGCCGGAACCACGTTAGCTAACCTGGTATACCCGTCGCGAGTCTCTTCGAAAGCCGGAACGCTGGATAACTTACCGCCAAGAGAATCAGCGCATACAAGCTGTTGCGCGCGTCTGCTGCGCAGATACTCGCCAGAAATCCGAGGTAGATCAGCAGTGCAAAGATCGTCGTCCAGGGATAGCCCGGGATTCGATAGGGTCGTTCCCGATTTGGTTCGCGCCGCCTCAACACGAAGATCGAAATGAAATCGGCGATGTAGTTGATGACGAAGAAGAACGCCAACACCGCGATGATCTTGTTGAATCCGCCGTACACAATGAACATCAGCGCCGCCGCAGTGCTGAGCGCCAAGGCGATGGTCGGAGTTCCTCCCCGATTCACGATATCGGCCTGCCGAATGACCAATTTGTCCCGTGACATCGCGAACAATATCCGGGAAGCCATCATGTGGCATGCGTTCATGAAGCTGATCACCGAAATCACGGTAAGCGCCGCGATCAGGCGCGTTCCCTGACCGCTCCACAGACGATCGGCGGCCGCTCCCAGCGCCATTTGCTGTCCTGCGACGGCGGAGATCGGCAGCACATGCACAATCGCCCAACCGACTGAGATGTAGATCGCGGCTACGGCCAGAGCGCCACCGAACATCGAGCGCGGAATGTTGCGAGCGGGATCTTCGACTTCCTCCGAGAAGTAAATGACACCGGCCCATCCATCGTAGGTGTAGATCATGGACTGCATTGCGATTAGAAAGGCAACGAACAAAGGCCATCCATGAGGCAGTGCAGCCGTAGCCGCCGAAAGCGATTGAGAATTCGGCGGTTTGAAAAGCAGGCAGGCAATTACGAAGGCAAAGAATCCCAAACCTTTCAGCAGCGTGCTGAACTGCTGGAAGCCGCTGCCCCAGCGCACTCCCTGCCACTGCAAGGCTGCCAGCAAAATCAGAATCATCGCTGCCAGCCATCGCGACTTCCCTGCCAGCTCAGGAAAGAGAATGCCGAGATACTCGCCCATCACCACAGCCGCGGCGGACTCGCTGCCGCAGGTTGAAAGCCAGTCGGTCCAACCGATCACGAAGCCGGGATATTCGCCTAGAGCATGCCGCGCAAACGTGTAGTGTCCACCGGAATAGGGCAGCATCGTACCCAGCTCAGTGATGTTTATGGCGGCAAGAAAAGTTAGGAAACCGCCGGCGATCCAGACCGCAATGAACAGCCCCCGGCTGGGGAGCTGAGTAGCAACATCACCGGGAGTGCGGAGCATGCCGACTCCGATGGTGTTGCCGACGATGACGGCAATGCCGAATCCAAACCCAAGGATTTGCAGCAGGCGTCCACGTTTGCGCTCGGAACTCCGCACTTCTACCGCTGAGGGCGAGGAAGGATCGCGTGATCGGGTCATGGAGGATCGGGTGATCGGGTGATCGGGTGATCGGGTGATCGGGTGAAGTGAAACCCAAAAGGCTTTCTGCTATCGGCGTTCGGGTTTCTGCCAGGAAGCTGTCCTGTGAGTTACATAGCAACCCAGAGGCCGACAGCCGAGTACGAGTGCCGAAAGCCTCTTTACTTCACCCGATCACCCGATCCTTCCAGTGGCCATGCCGTTCTCTCCCTTTTAGTGTCATCGCGTTCTCTTCGTTTTACTATCATCCCGAACGAAGTGAGGGATCTGCTGTTCCTGCGGACGTAAAAAATAACAGCAGATTCCTCGCGCCACAATCAAGCGCTTCGGAATGACAGTGTCTAGAAAAGCACGCCTCTTACTTCACCCGATCAACCCGGGTCATCGGATGATCGGGTGAAGTGAAACCCAAAAGGCTTTCGGCTATCGGCGTTCGGCTTTCTGCCAGGAAGCTGTTCTGTGAGTTACATAGCAACCCAGAGGCCGAAAGCTGACAGCCGAGTGCCGAAAGCCTTTTTACTTCAACCCGATCACCCGATGGCCCGATCAACCGATCCTTCCAGTGGCCCGATCACCCGATTCACCCCGACCTCATGGTTAAATAGAATTCCCAACATGGCTACCGTTTCCCGCTCGCGTAATTCGAATTTCGAAATCGATCCCGCGGTTGGGAAGTCGTGGACTCTTCCGGCTGACGTGTATCTCGATCCGGCGTTGCTTGAGCGCGAGAAACAAGTTCTGTTCAGTAAGACGTGGCAGATCGTTGGACGGCGTGATCAGGTTGCGAATCCCGGAGATTACTTCACTGCTGAACTGACTGGCGAACCTTTGCTGATCGTCCGAGGCAGCGATGGCGTTCTGCGCGGCTTCTACAACGTATGCCGTCATCGCGCCGGTCCGCCGGCGGAAGGCTGTGGATCGCGGAAAGTGTTTCGCTGCGGCTATCACGGCTGGACGTACTCCCTCGATGGTCGTTTGCTGAATGCTCCAGAGATGGATGGAACCACAAACTTCGATCATTCCCAGTTTGGCCTGCAACCCGTTCCCATTGGGGAATGGGGAGCGTGGGTCTTTGTTAACCTCGATGCGCGAGCTGGGGCTCTGGTCTCCGGCTTGCGCGAATTGCCGGAGCAAGCCGCGAAGTACCGGCTGGAGAAGCTCAAGCTGGCCGAGCGGCGCGAATACGTGATGGAGTGCAACTGGAAGGTTTATATCGACAACTATCTCGAGGGCTATCACCTGCCCAGCGTGCATCCCAGTCTGAATCGCGAGCTGGACTACGGTCAATACGTCACTGAAACGTTTGCGTTCCACTCACGCCAGGCGAGTCCAATTCGCGGTCCAGAGAACGAAAAGGACGTGCAGCGCCGCTACAGCCAGGCGTCGGGTGGAGATGAAGCTGAGTACTTCTGGATTTTTCCCAACTGGATGTTGAATTGCTATCCCGATAACGTTTCGCTCAACATCGTGCTGCCGCTTGCGACGGAGCGTTGCGTCGCTGTCTTCGAATGGTATTTCCCGGAGAGTGTGGTCAAGACGGAAGCACCAACCCAAACCATTCGCTTCAGCGACGAAATTCAGATCGAAGATGGACGCATCTGCGAAGTCGTTCATCGCAACTTGAAGTCGCGCAGCTATACTCGCGGCCGATTCAGCGCCAAGCAGGAAAAGGGCGTACATCAGTTTCACCGCTTGTACGCGAACTGGCTGGAAAGCTGAGCTGGGATTTTCCACAGCACAGATCCGAATCACGGCTGTTGCATTCCTGCTAGAATTCTGCGCCAGCAGCTACCCTCCTCGACAACCTGCCGAAGCTGCTCGGCCATTCCAGGGCAGACCATGTGTTGATCAGCGGCAGACAAGTTGCCGAAAAATGGTGTGGAAAGGAGCTTTAGGGAAGGGCCCCGACTTTAGTCATGCGGGTTAGAAATGGTTCGCGCTTTATCGCCCGAGGCAGCGTGTTGCTGATGAAACAAGGCATTTACCTCAGCGGCTAAAGCCGAACCATTGTGGGATCGCATTTACGGCACAGATGAGCCGTGCCCTTCCCTACTGCAAATCCTCCTTCTTCCGCAGCCTGTAGAACCGCTGCCGGCCATCTTTTTCGTTCAAGCAGTAGACGAATTTCTCCAGGAACGCTTCTTAAGTGAGTGATTCGTATGAATAGCAAAGATCCAGACTCCAACATTGGCGTTGGCGGACGCGCGACGTTCTGGGAAGGTGTGTTCGAAGTGAGCAGCGCTATGGAAAGTTCACCACCATCGAACCCACCTCAAAACGCGCATCCGGGTGAGGCGGTTCTTAGCTCCTACGCGCACCGTGAAGTTCGCCCTGTGCGAGAACGGCGAAGCAGAAGACGCGAAGAAGGCGCCGAAAATAGGAAATCCGGCCGCTAGCGGCCGGATTCCAACTTGTTCTTAGGTGTGCGACTCTTCGAGTAAGCCCTTTTCCATTTTCTCCTGGCACTCGATGCAGTAGCGCGTCCATGGCACCGCTTCGAGGCGCTTGGCGTTGATTTCGTTGCCGCAGTGGATGCATTCGCCGAAGCTGCCTTCGCGGATGCGTGAGAGTGCCATCTCGACCATCCCGAGTAGCTGGCGGTCGTTGTTGCTCTGCGCGAAGAGGAATTCCTTCGTATAGGAATTGGCGGCGCGGTCGGCGATGTCCTGCGCGGCTTCCGCATCCGCGATGCGGCCGTCTTCCTGTGTCCGCGATACTACTCGGCGCAGCTCCTGCTGCCGCTGCTCGAGCTGCTTCCTGAACTGTTCCAGGCGCTTCTTTTCCATAGTTGCCTGCATTCCCTGGCTCACCTCGCAAAAAGTCGAAAATAGATAGATGCCGCGGCGGCTTTTGGGGAAACAAAAAATCATATGCCCGCACGGAATTCCACGTCAACATGGCCTGCTGCGCGGACAGGCGGTCGGCTTTCGGCAGTCGGCCAGTAGACCGGAGTTGGGCAGTCGGCTTTCGGTCAATGGACCGGTGGGTACGAAGAATTTAAATGACAGCGGGAATTGAATCTGGTCAAGAATTCCAAATCGGGAAGCAAACTGGACTTACAAATCGGATCAGAGGCCGAAAGCCGAACGTGGAGCGCCGACAGCCCTTCCCATCGACCGCCGAATGCTCACGGCGTCCAAGAAAAAAGCCCTCATCACTGAGGGCTTGTTTCAAAGAGGCAAAGGGGAGGGAACCGTTCACGGAAGGAGAAGCAAGGTACCAGACCGCACCGCGATCAGGCATGGGTGAAGGAATTTTCCATTGTGCAAGACCATAGGTCTCAAATATGTAGCCTCTTTTATTACCAATCCCTTATGCACTTCGCCCGCCAAAGCTCATTCGTTTAGGTGTTGAAAACGCGCAACTTAGAAACGAATAGGATTCATGCGACTTTGCTGCATTTGGAAAACCCTAAGTATTGTGGAAGGCGCTTCCTGATCGAAAATCTTCGGAAGATTATATGGAATCCAAGTACCACTTTTAGGCTTCGGTCTGCTCAGATTGGGTACTTTGCTCTTCCATAAGCTTGAGCTTGTTCAGCAGAGCTTTGTAGCTGATCTTGAGGATTTTCGCTGCCTGCCGGCGATTCCAACGGGTTTCCAGGAGCACGCGCTCGATCGCTTCACGTTCAGCTTTCATGGCTGCCCGGCGACCGATTTCGAGCAAGGACAGCCGATCCTCCCTCAGGTGTTTCGAATTTCCCGAAAACCTTGATATCTGGGGCACCGGGGGCTGGGAGTCGAGATGAGTGGGCGCGGCTGGAGCTGGAGGCGCACTGTTTGCCGCCTCAGAGTACATGATGGGCTTGTGAATGGAGAGTTCGCGGATGATTTGCGACTCGTTCCCGACGATCACATACCTTTTCACCAGGTTTTCCAGTTCCCTGATGTTTCCGGGCCAGGTGTATTCCATCATCCGCGTGACGGCGTACTCACTGAATGGCGGCGGCTGCTTACCGTAGAACTCGCTGTATTTGCGCAGGAAGAATTCCAGGAATACTGGGATCTCCTCCCGCCGGTCTCGCAGTGGAGGAATGTGTACGGTGACGACGTTCAGCCTGTAGAACAGATCTTCGCGGAAAGAGCCTCGGGCCACAGCTTGTTCCAGGAATTTGTTCGTTGCGGCAAGCACACGGACGTCAACAGCGATGTCGCGCTTGCCGCCGAGGCGCGAGAATTGTCCGTCCTGCAGCACATGCAGGAGTTTTGCCTGGAGCGCCGGATGCATCTCGCTAATCTCGTCGAGGAATAGCGTGCCGAAGTTCGCCTGATCGAACTTTCCCAGCTTCTGACGGTTGGCTCCGGTAAAAGCTCCGGGTTCGTATCCGAACAACTCACTCTCGAGCAATTCGTGCGGGATCGCTGCGCAGTTCACCTTGACGAAAGGTTTTTCCCGGCGCATCGACTGGCCATAAATCATCCGGGCAACTACTTCTTTTCCGGTTCCGCTCTCGCCCCGGATTAGGACAGTGGCGTTGGTATCGGCCACCTGCTCAATCGTGTTCTTGATCTCCTCCATACGCGGACTGGTGCCGAAGAGGGTGGAGAAATCACTTTGCCGCCGCACGCGATCGCGCAACTGTCCACCATCGCTTGGTCCACGCTTTTCCAGGACTCGCGAGATTCGCGTGAAGAGATCGTTGAGTTGGAACGGAGTTTTCAGATAGTCGTCGGCTCCCAACTTCGAAAGTCGGAAGATGACCTCGGCATCTGCATCATTCGAATAAACGATTACAGGCATTTCGGGGCGCAATTGTTTGAGCCGCTCCAGGGTTTCCCCGCCATCCACCGGTGGCAGCGCGTAGTCCAGCAAGACGACCCCGGGGTCAAATGACCGCAGGGTTCGCAGGCTCTCTTCGTGATTGCCGGCAAAAGCGATGTCGAAGTTGCGCCGCGAGAGGTAGTCGCTCAGCGAGCGCGCCATCGTTTGGTCGTCGTCGGCAATCAAAATCCGGGTCTTAAACGGCAAAAACGGCCCTCTCTAATGGCGTTCTGTTCGGATCGTTGCGCTTAAGGCAAGAAAGCTGAGTAGTGAGCGCGGTGGGCTGCTGAGCTTAGCCGATATGGAAGCAAAGCCAGTTCGCCGGCATCCGAGGCCTGAATCATGTACTCAGATTCCCAAGAGTGGTACTTGGATGCCTATGTTAGCCCAGATTTCGAGGAAAGCATTGCAGAAGTTTCAAGAGAAGCTCTCCAAAAGATAACTAAAGGGTTATCCCTATCGAATCGCCATTGAATGCAACGAAAATGCCCGGCCGAATGGCCGGGCAGCAGATACGCGAACCGGATTTCCTACGAATTAGCGCTTCCAGGAGTCCGGAGTTTACCGGGCATGAAGTGATAGGGAGGCCAAGGTCCGCTGATGAGGATTTCGCAGTTTTTAAGCTGGCGGGCCGCGCTGGAGTAGCTGTTCTGATAGCGCTCCACCGATTTTTCATCGATCAGGTGGGCGATATCGATGAGCATGCCGCCACCATTATTCTTGCGACAACTCACATCTTCCTCGAGCGGATGAAAGAGTTTGTTTACCTGGACAGAGATGGCGCGAGCCTTAGTTTGCCGTTCCCGATGCCGAACTGCCTTTTCCCGGAGCCGGCAAAGATACTCGCCGCCGACCGAAGTAGGCAGTTCGATGTCGTTCATGGCTTCGCGCAGAGAGCCGTCCTTTACCACGAGTTTGAGATGCATTTCCGCCTTGCCCCTCAGTCGCGAGACCGAGTCGGTGAAGGCTTTGCGATTGGCGCGGATAGCCCGGCGCATGGCTTCGTCCGTGTCGAAGACGGTTCCAAAACGGAACGGCAACACGGTCGTGTTGCGGAAGCATTCGCTGACTACGCGCGCATGTTCGATGACCGCCTGCTGATTCAGCTCACCAGGCGTGTATTCACTGACGATGACTGCGAGTTCCCCGCTGGGATAGGCAAATACTTGACTGCCACGAACACCGTTTAATCCATCAACTGGGAAGGGACGACGAGAACGAGCAGAACCTAGGAACGCTTTCTGTTCGGTAATGCAGTATGCGTACCAAGCCATGACGCTTCTCCGTGGCGTGCTGGCGCACAGTGCGGCCAAGCACAGGAAACGAACAGGGTAGAACCGCAACTTCAGATTTTGGAACGGGCGACGCGAGCGACACGCTTTTCGGGGGTGCAGCGTGTTCACAGCTGCACGTATCCTAGTACCGGAACGGAGTAGTTTGCAAGTGCTTCATTTTTCTGGACCTACGGGAAACGCCCAAAAAGTTCGAGGAGAGCTCCACGCAAAGTCGCCGAATTTTAGCCGATATCTTCCGGTTTCATCGGTAAAATGCCCGCTGACTTCTTCAACAGGAAATCGGCCATGTCCTCAGGTTAATCAGCTCGATACCACGAAGTCCCCTTGATTCGGCATCTTAGGAGCAGCAGTAGAACTGTCTCGGGCCTGGTTCAGATCCAGAATTCGTGCTTCTTCATCATTTGCCAATGACTATACCGTCTGGTCCCGAACTCGACACATCGCAGTTTGCCGTGTCTCCGAAAGGCGAATTGAGCCCAGAGATCCTGGGCAAACGCTGGCGCAGCGTGCAGGCGATTCTGCGCATGGCGATTATTACCGGATCGCAGATGCAGCTGGGCCCGGCGCTGAATCTGATCTGCGATCTTGCGGGAATTATTACGAATTTCGACAGCGCCTGCGTCTATTTCTGGAACGAGCCGCAGGAGAAGACCGAACTACGCTTGCGTCGTGGGCACATCAATGACGGTCCCCAGGTGCCATGGGGCGGAAATCTCCTGCACTTCTGGGTGACCCAGCAAGCTCAGCCGTTGTTGATGGAAACGGGACGCAATCCGAAGGTGGACGCTGAACTCGCGGCGACTGGAGCAAAGTCTGCCCTGATCGTCCCGCTGTTCGTGAAAAGCAGAGTGTTGGGATCCTTACAGCTTTTTTGTGAGAAGAGCGAGGCTTTCACCGAGGATGACGCGCAATTATTGTGGACTCTTGCTCTCGTCTCTGAGAATCTACTCACGCGCGAGCAGGCCAATGAAGGCCTGCTGCGCTTCGCATTCACCGACTATCTGACCGGACTGCGGACACGAGGATATTTCGAGCAGCAATTAGACCTCGAAGTAAAGCGCTCGGATCGCAGAAACGAACAGTTTGCCCTGCTCATGGTCGATATCGATCACTTCAAGGCGCTAAACGACACTCACGGACACCAGGTCGGGGACTCTGTGTTGCGCCAGGTTACCTCACTGCTTGTGAAGGATATGCGCGAAGTCGATACAGTGGCTCGTTATGGCGGAGAAGAATTCGTGATCATCCTTCCTGAGGCCATGGAAGAGGAAGCAATCTCGGTAGCACAGCGCATCCGCAAATCCATTCAAAACGCGGACTTCCAAATTGACGCATCGAATGGCCACAAGAAGCTCACAATCAGCATCGGAATAGCTGTGTACGGCTGCGACGCCGATTGCCGCCAGAAATTAATTGAATGCGCCGATGCCGCGTTGTATGCCGCGAAGTCACGAGGCCGTAACCAGGTGCTGACGTACTCGCGCTTGCTCGCCTCCGAGCGGAAGGAAGTTTCTTAGCGCATGGCCTTAACGAGATTCAGGAACCGGAAAGATCCCGCCGCGACTGGAAATAGTCTGCGAACTCATTTAGCCGAGGCGGAGACGCGCCGGCATCCTTCTCCAAAATCCTATCCCTGGGCCGTGATTCACGCTTGCGAACTGGCACGGGATGTCTTGCCGCTAGTGGAAGGTCAGCTGGCTGTGGGCATGAGGCCTTCCCTGCTTACGCCAAACGGTACTATAGGAACGGCTGGATTTTTCAAAACAGGAAAACGAGAACAGGCGCGCTCGATCTCTCTCCTCGAAACCTGGGGTCACGTGCGTGAATGGAAAAATCTGATCTACGAGAGCGCCGCCGAAACCTCCTCCGAATTGCTTCACGCCCATTCTTTTTCGGCAGGAATGGCGGCAGTACGGGTTTCATCCTCGGTCGTGTATCAATTCAGGCGGCCCATTGAAAAGCTGGCCGCTGCGGCTGGGAATGGCGATGAGAACTCGTGGCTTGGCCGCTCCTTCCGCGTTGCCGAGCAGTTTGTGCTCACGCGGGCCGGGGCGGTGGTTGTCAACGATCATATCCAGCGCCTCGCATGCCTGGATCGCGGCGTGAATGCTGCGAATGTATTCTTGATCCCACAGCCTGTCGAGCAGACTCTGTTGGAGTCTGTCCCCGAACGAAAATGGCTGATCGAATTGGCGAACGCCGGACCCGATACAGTCCTGTTACTTGCGCCGGCTATCGAGGGTAGCGAATCGGAAAATCGTGCCGCATTCCTGCGCTGGATGCGCGTGCTGTGCACGGTGCGCGGCGACAATCCTGATGTCCGGCTGGTTTTGCTCGCAGACGGAACTGATAAAGATTCAATCTCTGAGATAGCTTCGTCGTGCAATCTAATGCCGTGGATTTGCGTCTTGCCTCCTTGCGTGCAAGAAAGAGCTCTGGCAACAGCAGATGTCGTGATTTGCGACCGCGAACACGCTGCCGGCGGGATCGCCGTTCAGGTTCTCGCACATGGGCGCGCGCTGCTCGCGTGTGACGCGGAGCAGCATCGCGACATCACTCCGGAAGGCCGCGGCTGCCTCTGGTTCCGGGCGGGCGAGGTAAGCGATATCGCCAAGCGCGCCAGCTTTCTTGCTGGAAATCCACAGTTCCGCCGCGCGCTTGCTTCCGCGGGGCGAGATCATTGTCGCGCGACACGCAGCCCGGAAGCGGTGGGGGCTCAATATGACGCTGTTTACCGCAACGCGTTCAGCAAACGAAAAGGACGCGACGCGAACAGCCCAAGGCCGCAGTTCATCCCGCTGCACGTGGGAAGCTAGCTTTCAAGGTTCGTAGCTCCGAAGGTTCGCAGCTCCGTAGCTTGTAAACTACTGGAGTGAAGCCTCGCATTGCGATTCCCGAACCTACCTCTTCCAACCCTGAATATAACCAGCGTTCCCTGCCCCAGTATCTTGACGCCATCAAGGCTGAGGGCGGCGAAGCGGTTGTCATTCCCGCACGCGCGACGCCACACGAAATTGCCAAGTTGATCACAAGCTGCGAGGGGGTCTTGCTGCCCGGGAGTCCTGCAGACGTCGATCCGCAGAAGTTCGGCGCCGAACGCCACCCCAAGACTGCGACTGCTGACGCAGGCCGCGACAACCTGGATGAATTACTGCTGCAGGACGCACACAACCTGCACAAACCGGTTTTGGGAATCTGTTATGGACTGCAATCCTTGAACGTGTGGCGCACGGGAACTCTGGTACAGCACATTGGGAACACGAGCGTGAATCACGAGGCCGGGCGAAAAGTGGAGTTCGCACACGACGTTCAAGTTGCTCCCGGATCGAGACTCTCGCAAGTGCTCGGCTCTGAGCACGTGCGCGTAAACTCCAGC
Above is a genomic segment from Acidobacteriota bacterium containing:
- the panB gene encoding 3-methyl-2-oxobutanoate hydroxymethyltransferase produces the protein MSITSPRFGDDAKVTINSVQEKKQQGTPITCLTAYDYVTSRLVDQAGIDMILVGDSLAMVVLGYENTLPITVDEMLHHVRAVRRGVRRALVIADMPYASYHVDEKQAVKNAARFLKDGGAEAVKIEGGEKRVSLIHRLLDAEVPIMGHIGLTPQSVHMMGGYRVQGKSLAAIERLVKDAVALHRAGVFSIVLEGIPREVARIITEEVECPTIGIGAGPDCDGQVLVINDILNLTDREPAKFVRQYADAGALISGAVKQFKADVESKAFPADVESYHLPRETQADLETIRARKRAMTR
- a CDS encoding pantoate--beta-alanine ligase: MKILHGAVETRSEARAAKLQGKRVGFVATMGALHDGHISLVRAAKAKSDFVVASIFVNPTQFGPNEDLAKYPRTFEADRKKLEAEGVDLLFVPSVEEMYPPGAVTFVTAEGISDRLDGRSRPGHFRGVTTVVAKLFHIVEPDVALFGQKDAAQVAIIKRMARDLIFPLEIVVVPIVREPDGLAFSSRNAYLSPEERRQAAALSRALRAIESGYRGGERSSAKLIEAARQVLAGEPAVRVDYIEIVDRDTLDPVSQIGTGTLVAVAAFVGKTRLIDNIILSSTR
- a CDS encoding APC family permease, producing the protein MTRSRDPSSPSAVEVRSSERKRGRLLQILGFGFGIAVIVGNTIGVGMLRTPGDVATQLPSRGLFIAVWIAGGFLTFLAAINITELGTMLPYSGGHYTFARHALGEYPGFVIGWTDWLSTCGSESAAAVVMGEYLGILFPELAGKSRWLAAMILILLAALQWQGVRWGSGFQQFSTLLKGLGFFAFVIACLLFKPPNSQSLSAATAALPHGWPLFVAFLIAMQSMIYTYDGWAGVIYFSEEVEDPARNIPRSMFGGALAVAAIYISVGWAIVHVLPISAVAGQQMALGAAADRLWSGQGTRLIAALTVISVISFMNACHMMASRILFAMSRDKLVIRQADIVNRGGTPTIALALSTAAALMFIVYGGFNKIIAVLAFFFVINYIADFISIFVLRRREPNRERPYRIPGYPWTTIFALLIYLGFLASICAADARNSLYALILLAVSYPAFRLSKRLATGIPG
- a CDS encoding (2Fe-2S)-binding protein, with product MATVSRSRNSNFEIDPAVGKSWTLPADVYLDPALLEREKQVLFSKTWQIVGRRDQVANPGDYFTAELTGEPLLIVRGSDGVLRGFYNVCRHRAGPPAEGCGSRKVFRCGYHGWTYSLDGRLLNAPEMDGTTNFDHSQFGLQPVPIGEWGAWVFVNLDARAGALVSGLRELPEQAAKYRLEKLKLAERREYVMECNWKVYIDNYLEGYHLPSVHPSLNRELDYGQYVTETFAFHSRQASPIRGPENEKDVQRRYSQASGGDEAEYFWIFPNWMLNCYPDNVSLNIVLPLATERCVAVFEWYFPESVVKTEAPTQTIRFSDEIQIEDGRICEVVHRNLKSRSYTRGRFSAKQEKGVHQFHRLYANWLES
- a CDS encoding RNA polymerase-binding protein DksA: MEKKRLEQFRKQLEQRQQELRRVVSRTQEDGRIADAEAAQDIADRAANSYTKEFLFAQSNNDRQLLGMVEMALSRIREGSFGECIHCGNEINAKRLEAVPWTRYCIECQEKMEKGLLEESHT
- a CDS encoding sigma-54-dependent Fis family transcriptional regulator, giving the protein MIADDDQTMARSLSDYLSRRNFDIAFAGNHEESLRTLRSFDPGVVLLDYALPPVDGGETLERLKQLRPEMPVIVYSNDADAEVIFRLSKLGADDYLKTPFQLNDLFTRISRVLEKRGPSDGGQLRDRVRRQSDFSTLFGTSPRMEEIKNTIEQVADTNATVLIRGESGTGKEVVARMIYGQSMRREKPFVKVNCAAIPHELLESELFGYEPGAFTGANRQKLGKFDQANFGTLFLDEISEMHPALQAKLLHVLQDGQFSRLGGKRDIAVDVRVLAATNKFLEQAVARGSFREDLFYRLNVVTVHIPPLRDRREEIPVFLEFFLRKYSEFYGKQPPPFSEYAVTRMMEYTWPGNIRELENLVKRYVIVGNESQIIRELSIHKPIMYSEAANSAPPAPAAPTHLDSQPPVPQISRFSGNSKHLREDRLSLLEIGRRAAMKAEREAIERVLLETRWNRRQAAKILKISYKALLNKLKLMEEQSTQSEQTEA
- a CDS encoding gas vesicle protein GvpFL; the encoded protein is MAWYAYCITEQKAFLGSARSRRPFPVDGLNGVRGSQVFAYPSGELAVIVSEYTPGELNQQAVIEHARVVSECFRNTTVLPFRFGTVFDTDEAMRRAIRANRKAFTDSVSRLRGKAEMHLKLVVKDGSLREAMNDIELPTSVGGEYLCRLREKAVRHRERQTKARAISVQVNKLFHPLEEDVSCRKNNGGGMLIDIAHLIDEKSVERYQNSYSSAARQLKNCEILISGPWPPYHFMPGKLRTPGSANS
- a CDS encoding peptidase C26, which codes for MKPRIAIPEPTSSNPEYNQRSLPQYLDAIKAEGGEAVVIPARATPHEIAKLITSCEGVLLPGSPADVDPQKFGAERHPKTATADAGRDNLDELLLQDAHNLHKPVLGICYGLQSLNVWRTGTLVQHIGNTSVNHEAGRKVEFAHDVQVAPGSRLSQVLGSEHVRVNSSHHQSADVPGDGLRVVARCSEDGIIEALEGTSPDHFVLAVQWHPERTYAADEPSKAIFREFVKAARSWKPREVSESVG